The window CGGTGGTTTCCCATTTCTTAACGCCGAACACTTCTTCCGGAACTTCAATCACCATGTCCTGCTTAACCGGTGCCTGACAAGACAGACGCCAGCCTTCGCGGGCCTCACCCTTGGTAAAGTGGGACTCTTCCGTTGGCAGCATTTCGCCGCCACCGCTTTTAATCACACACTTACACTGGGCACAGGTACCACCACCACCACAGGCAGAGGACAGGAAAATGTTATTGGCAGCCAGGGTTTGCAGCAGCTTGCCACCGGCTTCCGTTTCAATGGTTTTCTCGCCATTGATCAGAATTTTTACGTTACCAGAGCTGACCAGCTTGGCACGGGCGCCGAGAATGATGAATACCAGTGACAGTACAATCACGGTAAACATCACAACGCCGAGGATGATTTCAATATTCAAAATACCGACTCCTTACAGCGACACGCCAGAGAATGACATAAAGCCCAGCGACATCAGACCAACGGTCATAAAGGTAATGCCCAGTCCCTGCAGACCTGCAGGCACATCACTGTACTTCAGCTTTTCGCGGATACCGGCCAGAGCAGTGATCGCCAGAGCCCAGCCCAGACCAGCACCAACACCGTATACCGCACTCTCACCAAAGGTGTAGTCACGCTCAACCATAAACAGTACCGCACCCATGATCGCGCAGTTAACGGTGATCAGTGGCAGGAACACGCCCAGCGCGTTGTACAGGGACGGAACGTACTTATCGAGTACCATTTCCAGAATCTGCACCATCGCAGCAATTACGCCGATGTAGGTCAGCAG of the Thalassolituus hydrocarboniclasticus genome contains:
- the nqrE gene encoding NADH:ubiquinone reductase (Na(+)-transporting) subunit E, encoding MEHYISLFVKAVFVENMALAFFLGMCTFLAISKKIQTAIGLGVAVIVVLAITVPVNNLIYGLLLKEGALTWISPDFATVDLSFLGLLTYIGVIAAMVQILEMVLDKYVPSLYNALGVFLPLITVNCAIMGAVLFMVERDYTFGESAVYGVGAGLGWALAITALAGIREKLKYSDVPAGLQGLGITFMTVGLMSLGFMSFSGVSL